A single window of Rhizobium indicum DNA harbors:
- a CDS encoding glucose 1-dehydrogenase yields MKRFEQKTVVITGGSRGIGAAIARRFAREGANLVVSANEELVHGVAEQIRTEGGKAISFIGDVTDKASVTALYDAAEKEFGSVDVSIQNAGVITIARVEDLTENEWDKVMAVNTKGVFLCAQEAISRMRKHKRGGRIINTASGQARDGFIYTPHYAASKMGVVGITQSLAKEVATEKITVNAFCPGIIETDMWAYNDQAWGKLLGNYAPGELMKEWVEGIPMKRAGSGEDVAGLVTFLASDDAAYITGQTINVDGGLIMS; encoded by the coding sequence ATGAAACGCTTTGAGCAGAAGACTGTCGTCATTACCGGGGGCAGCCGCGGCATCGGCGCCGCCATCGCCAGACGCTTTGCGCGCGAAGGCGCCAATCTCGTCGTCTCGGCCAATGAGGAGCTGGTCCACGGCGTTGCCGAACAGATCCGAACCGAAGGCGGCAAGGCGATCTCCTTCATCGGCGATGTCACCGACAAGGCAAGCGTCACCGCCCTCTATGATGCCGCCGAGAAGGAATTCGGCTCGGTCGACGTTTCGATCCAGAATGCCGGCGTCATCACCATCGCCCGCGTCGAGGACCTGACCGAAAACGAGTGGGACAAGGTCATGGCCGTCAACACCAAGGGCGTCTTCCTCTGCGCCCAGGAGGCAATATCAAGAATGCGCAAGCACAAGCGCGGCGGCCGCATCATCAACACCGCTTCCGGCCAAGCCCGCGACGGCTTCATCTACACCCCGCATTATGCCGCCTCGAAAATGGGCGTCGTCGGAATCACCCAGAGCCTGGCCAAGGAAGTCGCGACCGAGAAGATCACCGTCAACGCCTTCTGCCCCGGCATCATCGAGACCGACATGTGGGCCTATAACGACCAGGCCTGGGGCAAGCTGCTCGGCAACTACGCCCCCGGCGAACTGATGAAGGAATGGGTCGAAGGCATCCCGATGAAACGGGCCGGCTCCGGCGAAGATGTCGCCGGCCTGGTGACCTTCCTCGCCAGCGATGACGCTGCCTATATCACCGGCCAGACGATCAATGTCGACGGCGGCCTGATCATGTCCTGA
- a CDS encoding SDR family oxidoreductase: MSDITLNAPKLFDLSGQVAIVTGAGSGIGQRIAIGLAQCGADVALLDRRTDDGLAKTAEHIRAAGRRSIQIAADVTSKSSLGDAVARTEADLGPLTLAVNAAGIANANAAEEMEEDQYQTLMDINLKGVFLSCQAEARAMLKNGRGSIVNIASMSGVIVNRGLSQAHYNASKAGVIHMSKSMAMEWVDRGIRVNTISPGYTATPMNTRPEMVHQTKLFEEQTPMQRMAAVDEMVGPAVFLLSNAASFVTGVDLLVDGGFCCW; encoded by the coding sequence GTGTCCGACATCACTCTGAACGCCCCGAAGCTTTTCGATCTCAGCGGCCAGGTTGCCATCGTTACCGGAGCCGGAAGCGGCATTGGGCAGCGCATTGCCATCGGCCTTGCGCAATGCGGGGCGGACGTGGCGTTGCTCGACCGTCGAACCGACGACGGGCTGGCCAAGACGGCTGAACATATTCGCGCCGCCGGCCGCCGCTCGATCCAGATCGCAGCGGATGTCACGAGCAAATCTTCCCTTGGAGATGCCGTAGCACGGACCGAAGCCGATCTCGGCCCATTGACACTTGCAGTCAACGCTGCAGGCATCGCTAACGCGAACGCAGCGGAAGAAATGGAGGAGGACCAATATCAGACGTTGATGGATATCAACCTGAAAGGCGTCTTTCTTTCCTGCCAGGCAGAGGCTCGCGCCATGCTGAAGAATGGGCGCGGCTCCATCGTCAACATCGCTTCCATGTCGGGTGTGATCGTAAACCGGGGGCTGAGCCAAGCGCACTATAACGCCTCCAAGGCGGGCGTGATCCATATGTCGAAGTCCATGGCGATGGAATGGGTCGACCGCGGCATTCGCGTCAACACCATCTCCCCCGGATACACGGCAACGCCCATGAACACCCGTCCGGAGATGGTCCACCAGACCAAGCTCTTCGAAGAGCAGACGCCGATGCAGCGCATGGCAGCGGTGGACGAGATGGTAGGCCCGGCGGTGTTTCTGCTGTCGAATGCAGCAAGTTTCGTGACCGGCGTCGATCTTCTCGTCGATGGCGGTTTCTGCTGCTGGTGA
- a CDS encoding sugar ABC transporter ATP-binding protein: MTDPVLSLKGISKWYGPLQVLKNVSLDVYPGEVVALLGENGAGKSTLSGIIAGSRTPSEGSMTWLGQPYAPATPREAIDKGVVLIHQELQLLPQLSIAENVFIGRWPMKNGVVDRAQMVRRAQDQLARLNLHIPATRTVAGLSTANQQLIEIAKALALNAKLLILDEPTAALGGAETEALFEQVRKLRSEGVGIVYISHRMEEIKRITDRIVVLRDGERVQEFSDSATPVRTIVESMVGRPLDRLFPTLPVPTDHPVLQVSGLSSPDNSFRDVTFEVRAGEILGIAGLVGAGRTELVRAISGADPISAGSIKLEGEELRLRDPADAIAKGIVMVPEDRKEQGLVVGHRISENIIYANLDKLGGRWITPRVKRSFAEKAVAKFGVKGRAEQYASDLSGGNQQKVVIAKWLMRDPKVVVLDEPTRGIDVGARAGIYDIIVNLAKQGVAVIVVSSDLEEVLGVSNRILVLAQGKQAGILNRDQANDVSVMELATI; the protein is encoded by the coding sequence GTGACTGATCCAGTTCTTTCCCTGAAGGGCATATCCAAATGGTATGGGCCGCTCCAGGTTCTGAAGAATGTCAGCTTGGACGTCTATCCGGGCGAAGTGGTTGCACTTCTCGGTGAAAACGGAGCGGGCAAGTCAACGCTATCGGGCATCATCGCCGGGTCCCGCACACCGTCCGAAGGATCAATGACATGGCTGGGGCAGCCTTATGCCCCGGCCACCCCAAGGGAAGCGATCGATAAGGGCGTCGTCCTGATCCACCAGGAGTTGCAGCTTCTGCCGCAGCTGTCGATCGCGGAAAACGTCTTCATCGGACGCTGGCCGATGAAGAACGGCGTCGTCGACCGCGCCCAGATGGTTCGCCGGGCCCAGGACCAGCTCGCTCGCTTGAACCTTCACATCCCCGCAACGCGGACGGTCGCCGGCCTTTCCACGGCAAATCAGCAGCTTATCGAGATCGCAAAGGCGCTGGCTCTCAACGCAAAGCTCCTGATCCTCGATGAGCCGACAGCCGCCCTTGGCGGCGCGGAGACGGAAGCTCTTTTCGAACAGGTTCGAAAGCTTCGGTCGGAGGGCGTCGGCATCGTCTACATTTCCCACCGCATGGAAGAGATCAAGCGAATAACCGACCGGATCGTCGTTCTTCGCGATGGCGAGCGCGTGCAGGAATTCTCCGACAGCGCGACCCCGGTGCGAACGATTGTCGAGAGCATGGTCGGACGCCCGCTTGACCGCTTGTTCCCCACCCTGCCGGTTCCGACAGACCATCCGGTACTCCAGGTGTCCGGACTGAGCTCGCCGGACAACTCGTTCCGTGACGTTACCTTCGAAGTGCGCGCCGGGGAAATTCTCGGAATCGCCGGATTGGTCGGCGCCGGCCGTACGGAACTTGTCCGCGCGATTTCGGGCGCGGACCCAATCAGTGCAGGTTCGATCAAGCTGGAAGGCGAAGAACTCAGGCTGCGCGATCCGGCCGATGCGATCGCCAAGGGCATTGTGATGGTCCCGGAAGACCGCAAGGAGCAAGGCCTGGTTGTCGGGCACCGGATCAGCGAGAACATTATCTACGCCAATCTCGACAAGCTGGGCGGGCGTTGGATTACGCCGCGCGTCAAGCGCTCGTTTGCGGAGAAGGCAGTGGCCAAGTTCGGCGTGAAGGGCCGTGCGGAGCAATATGCCTCGGACCTGTCCGGCGGCAACCAGCAGAAGGTCGTGATCGCGAAGTGGCTGATGCGCGATCCCAAGGTCGTCGTGCTCGACGAACCGACGAGAGGCATCGACGTCGGTGCCCGAGCGGGCATCTACGACATCATCGTCAATCTTGCCAAACAGGGCGTGGCGGTCATCGTCGTAAGCTCGGACCTTGAAGAAGTTCTCGGAGTCTCCAATCGCATTCTCGTGCTTGCACAAGGCAAACAGGCAGGCATTCTCAATCGTGACCAGGCAAATGACGTTTCGGTCATGGAGCTAGCTACCATCTAA
- a CDS encoding sugar ABC transporter substrate-binding protein produces MKIARTMLASAALLGLMLGPVHAAELKKLGLAVANLQANFFNQIKQSVEAEAKKRGIEVITVDAKGDGPTQVNQIQDLLTQKIDALIYIPAGAAAATVPVKLAKSAGIPVVNVDRNAEGAPGDTFLATDSVASAKAVCDYILKEAGGKGKMVIIHGQKGTTPEVDRSKGCAESLKAYPDVKVVAEQFSNIWSQDEGFQIMQNMLQANPDVSIVFAQADGLALGAAQAIKVANPSQKIVVGGFDGDTAALEALSKGVFNVTATQQTQKMGRDAVENAAKLVAGEKVPPVQLLDATLTTKENVAGFIANHP; encoded by the coding sequence ATGAAAATAGCGCGCACCATGCTCGCGTCTGCTGCACTGCTCGGTCTCATGCTCGGCCCCGTACATGCGGCGGAACTGAAGAAGCTCGGCTTGGCCGTTGCCAACCTTCAGGCAAACTTCTTCAACCAGATCAAGCAATCGGTCGAAGCCGAAGCCAAGAAGCGCGGCATCGAAGTCATCACGGTCGACGCAAAGGGCGACGGGCCGACACAGGTCAATCAGATCCAGGATCTTCTGACCCAGAAAATCGACGCGCTGATCTACATTCCGGCAGGTGCGGCTGCTGCGACCGTTCCGGTCAAACTCGCCAAGAGCGCTGGTATTCCGGTCGTGAACGTTGACCGCAACGCCGAGGGAGCACCCGGCGATACCTTCCTTGCAACGGATTCCGTCGCGTCTGCCAAGGCCGTATGCGACTACATCCTGAAGGAAGCCGGCGGCAAGGGGAAGATGGTCATCATCCACGGTCAGAAGGGCACGACGCCGGAAGTCGATCGTTCGAAGGGCTGCGCTGAATCTCTCAAGGCATATCCGGACGTCAAGGTTGTCGCCGAACAGTTCTCGAACATCTGGAGCCAGGACGAAGGCTTCCAGATCATGCAGAATATGCTGCAGGCAAATCCGGACGTTTCGATCGTGTTCGCCCAGGCCGACGGCCTCGCACTTGGCGCCGCGCAGGCGATCAAGGTCGCCAATCCTTCCCAGAAGATCGTAGTTGGCGGCTTCGATGGTGACACCGCAGCTCTCGAAGCACTCAGCAAGGGTGTCTTCAACGTAACGGCGACCCAGCAGACGCAGAAGATGGGCCGCGACGCGGTTGAAAACGCCGCCAAACTTGTCGCCGGGGAAAAGGTGCCGCCGGTCCAACTCCTGGATGCCACGCTGACAACCAAGGAAAACGTCGCAGGCTTCATCGCCAACCATCCGTAA
- a CDS encoding ABC transporter permease has translation MVALDINEHGLSSGAWLSKLKGATGPLVGLLLLCVFLSLSTDTFLSVRNGLNILDQITVLGIMAVGMTFVILIGGIDLSVGSALALAMMVMGWTANVAGLPLPVGIAFALVAAGVSGLIVGLLVTQFRVPAFIATLAMMSAARGVANMITDGQQIVGFPDWFMMLAIDRHFGVLTATVFLMLAVVLAAWLFLHFRSEGRMLYAVGGNPEVARLAGINVPLVTIGVYVASSVLAGLAGIVLAARLDSVQPSSGLGYELDTIAAVVIGGTSLSGGAGGIGGTLIGVLIIGVLRNGLNLLNVSPFLQQVIIGIVIVLAVGAETIRRRRG, from the coding sequence ATGGTGGCGCTCGATATCAATGAACACGGGCTTTCGTCCGGCGCCTGGTTGAGCAAGCTCAAGGGCGCCACCGGCCCGCTCGTGGGGCTGCTCTTGCTTTGCGTCTTCCTGAGCCTCAGCACCGACACGTTTCTTTCGGTTCGCAACGGCCTCAACATCCTCGATCAGATCACTGTCCTCGGCATCATGGCCGTCGGAATGACCTTTGTCATTCTGATCGGCGGCATCGATCTTTCCGTCGGCTCGGCGCTCGCTCTTGCGATGATGGTGATGGGCTGGACTGCGAATGTCGCCGGCCTACCGCTGCCGGTCGGGATCGCTTTTGCTCTGGTCGCAGCGGGCGTTTCGGGGCTGATCGTCGGACTTCTGGTGACGCAGTTCAGGGTTCCAGCGTTTATTGCCACTCTTGCGATGATGTCCGCGGCTCGCGGCGTCGCAAATATGATCACGGACGGCCAACAGATTGTGGGATTCCCCGACTGGTTCATGATGCTGGCAATCGATCGCCATTTCGGCGTGTTGACAGCGACTGTGTTTCTCATGCTTGCGGTTGTTCTTGCCGCGTGGCTTTTCCTGCACTTCCGGTCCGAAGGTCGCATGCTCTACGCGGTGGGAGGAAATCCGGAAGTCGCGCGGCTGGCGGGCATCAACGTCCCGCTCGTGACGATTGGCGTCTACGTCGCAAGTTCAGTCCTTGCGGGGCTCGCGGGCATCGTACTCGCCGCCCGACTGGATTCCGTCCAGCCGTCCAGTGGTTTGGGCTATGAGTTGGACACCATTGCCGCGGTCGTCATCGGCGGGACTTCGCTCTCGGGCGGTGCGGGCGGCATCGGTGGAACGCTGATCGGCGTTCTTATCATCGGTGTGCTTCGCAACGGTCTCAATCTACTCAACGTCTCACCGTTCCTGCAGCAGGTGATCATCGGCATCGTCATCGTGCTCGCGGTCGGCGCGGAGACCATTCGTCGGCGTCGCGGCTGA